The window GAGCTGTCCGATGGTCTGGCTGGGTATGGCTATGCTCGAGAGGGGTGGGGAGGAAAGCCTGCATTCGGACGAGTCATTATCCACACCGAGGATGGCGACATCCTTGGGAACCCGCAGGCCGGAGAGTCGGCAGATCTGGCACAGCGTTCGCGCGGGCAGATCGTTCGATGCCAGGATCGCCACGGGCTTGGGCAGGCGGTGCAGCCACCGGGCGGCCTGCTTTTCCATGTCGGACCAGTTTTCCGTAATCGGGATGCGTGGGAAAAACTCGGCGTGACATGGGGATATCGAGAAGCCCTGCCGCTCCAGCGCGAGGCGAAAGCCCTGCTCCCTCCGTCGTGAGAATGCCGCTTCACGGCTGCCGTAGTAGCCAAAGGAGCGATACCCCAGGGATAAAAAGTACCGGGCAGCCTCCTCGCCGACCTTTTCATGGTCCACGTCGATGACCGGCGCGCCGGGTTCGTCGAACGTATGGGTGATGGAAACCAGCGGCAGGGCGAGCCGCATCAGGCCCCTCGCGAGCTTTTTGTCCGAGAGGTGAGCGATGATCCCGTCGGGCTTCCATCGCTTCAGGAGGGGGAGCACCCGCTTGTCCGGCGAGTCTTCATGATAGGTCCAGTTGAGGCGGTTTGC of the Terrimicrobium sacchariphilum genome contains:
- a CDS encoding AraC family transcriptional regulator, whose protein sequence is MGRFAPYRIALLLGQDLGYCRDVLSGILAHAEANRLNWTYHEDSPDKRVLPLLKRWKPDGIIAHLSDKKLARGLMRLALPLVSITHTFDEPGAPVIDVDHEKVGEEAARYFLSLGYRSFGYYGSREAAFSRRREQGFRLALERQGFSISPCHAEFFPRIPITENWSDMEKQAARWLHRLPKPVAILASNDLPARTLCQICRLSGLRVPKDVAILGVDNDSSECRLSSPPLSSIAIPSQTIGQLAAEMLDRMIRKKRLTSRAVFLPPQGVIARESTGLRSTLEPRLRDALLYIQEHAGKEITTGEVCTFLKMSRRAAERLFHDKLASTIHGELQLARIRLAQQLLLKTEFTIAEIAERAGFNNPRRFHRVFSQYEDCNPSDYRRGLAGR